The proteins below come from a single Paraburkholderia flagellata genomic window:
- a CDS encoding MFS transporter — MELEARTMGRVTARLVPFLIVCYFVAYLDRVNVGFAALQMNKALDLSASAFGFGAGIFFIAYFFFEVPSNLLLERFGARRWIARIMFTWGIIAGAMAFIPDIARITGMSNAHVFYGLRILLGVAEAGFFPGIIFLLTLWFPAKYRARVVGYFMAAIPLSTVIGGPVSGSLLSLDGRGGLAGWQWVYLIEAIPALVLSLAVLFYLTDKPADASWLADDERRWLVDRQAQERRHREKVRSFSVLEALINPRVLAVALIYFGANATNYGLSFFLPQIVKAFGLTNLQTGFVTALPYAVGVVSMVLWSRHSDRRLERKRHVAFALAVAAAGIAAAAGLDNPVLKMLALSIAGFGIFGCLPVIWTLPAAFLSGAAAAGGIAAVNSLGNLAGFFGPYAMGWIKDSTGGFGAGLLCLAGAGLVGAGAALVLHHDPALETLDESAHSETPGQGGVVRP; from the coding sequence ATGGAGCTCGAAGCCCGGACCATGGGGCGCGTGACCGCGAGGCTCGTGCCATTCCTGATCGTTTGCTATTTCGTGGCGTATCTCGACCGGGTCAACGTAGGCTTTGCCGCACTGCAGATGAACAAGGCGCTCGATCTTTCCGCGAGCGCGTTCGGCTTTGGCGCTGGGATCTTCTTCATTGCCTATTTCTTTTTCGAGGTGCCTTCGAATCTGCTGCTCGAACGCTTTGGCGCAAGGCGCTGGATCGCGCGCATCATGTTCACGTGGGGCATCATTGCGGGGGCCATGGCGTTCATTCCGGACATCGCCCGCATCACCGGCATGTCGAACGCGCATGTTTTCTACGGACTGCGTATCTTGCTGGGCGTCGCCGAGGCGGGCTTCTTTCCCGGCATCATTTTCCTGCTGACGCTGTGGTTTCCCGCCAAATATCGCGCGCGCGTGGTGGGCTATTTCATGGCGGCGATTCCCTTGTCGACGGTCATTGGCGGCCCGGTATCGGGTTCGCTGCTATCGCTGGACGGAAGAGGGGGGCTCGCAGGCTGGCAGTGGGTCTACCTGATCGAGGCGATACCGGCGCTCGTGCTCTCCTTGGCCGTGCTGTTCTATCTGACCGACAAGCCCGCCGACGCCAGCTGGCTCGCCGACGACGAGCGCCGCTGGCTCGTTGATCGCCAGGCGCAGGAGCGCCGTCATCGCGAGAAGGTGCGCTCGTTCAGTGTGCTGGAGGCGCTGATCAATCCGCGCGTGCTGGCCGTCGCGCTTATTTATTTCGGTGCGAACGCAACCAATTACGGCCTGAGCTTCTTCCTGCCGCAGATCGTCAAGGCATTCGGGCTCACGAATTTGCAGACCGGCTTCGTCACTGCGCTGCCGTACGCGGTCGGCGTCGTTTCGATGGTGCTATGGAGCCGGCATTCCGACCGGCGTCTCGAGCGCAAGCGTCATGTGGCATTCGCGCTGGCCGTCGCCGCGGCCGGGATTGCGGCTGCGGCCGGACTCGATAATCCTGTGCTCAAGATGCTGGCGCTCTCCATAGCGGGCTTCGGTATTTTCGGTTGCCTGCCAGTGATCTGGACGCTGCCGGCCGCGTTCCTTTCTGGCGCGGCTGCGGCCGGCGGCATTGCCGCTGTCAATTCGCTCGGTAATCTCGCGGGATTTTTCGGCCCCTATGCGATGGGCTGGATCAAGGACAGCACGGGTGGCTTCGGAGCGGGCCTGCTATGTCTCGCGGGTGCCGGACTCGTGGGCGCGGGCGCCGCGCTCGTCCTCCATCACGACCCGGCGCTCGAAACGCTCGACGAATCTGCGCACAGCGAAACGCCAGGGCAGGGCGGTGTGGTGAGGCCGTGA
- the fdhE gene encoding formate dehydrogenase accessory protein FdhE, which produces MTQRILDPQQIESLDPSAIPRIRLPERFAFFSTRAVRLRHLSDHNPIGGYVRLMAALVDAQQEALEHCSASMPSREAIANAQHHCMPILPALSGERDPQWRAVLYRLADRVEAAGVVASALAKVLDELRAMDEGQLEAQADAILAQRYTEIAPATAPFIMAALQVVWTDLASRIDVRDIPYVDAPGVCPVCGSPPVASIVRIGGAYQGYRYTQCALCGTEAHVVRVKCTNCDSTKGIAYHGIEGGNAALKAESCDECHTYRKIGYQEKDLDFEPLADDLASLTLDLLMSDAGYRRASPNPLLWPEVPGDQ; this is translated from the coding sequence GTGACGCAACGCATTCTCGACCCGCAGCAAATTGAGTCGCTCGATCCTTCGGCCATTCCGCGCATCCGTTTGCCCGAGCGCTTCGCCTTTTTCAGCACGCGCGCCGTGCGCCTGCGGCATCTCTCGGACCACAATCCTATTGGCGGCTACGTGCGCTTGATGGCGGCGCTCGTCGATGCGCAGCAGGAGGCGCTTGAACATTGCAGCGCGTCCATGCCTTCGCGCGAAGCCATCGCAAACGCGCAGCATCATTGCATGCCGATACTTCCGGCGCTTTCTGGCGAGCGTGATCCGCAATGGCGCGCCGTGCTATACCGTCTCGCCGATCGTGTTGAAGCCGCGGGTGTGGTCGCGTCTGCGCTCGCGAAAGTGCTCGACGAGCTGCGCGCCATGGACGAAGGACAACTCGAAGCCCAGGCCGACGCGATCCTCGCGCAGCGCTACACCGAAATCGCACCCGCCACCGCGCCGTTCATCATGGCCGCGCTGCAGGTGGTGTGGACCGACCTCGCAAGCCGCATCGACGTGCGGGACATTCCCTATGTCGACGCACCGGGCGTATGCCCCGTTTGCGGATCGCCGCCCGTTGCCAGCATCGTGCGCATTGGCGGCGCGTATCAGGGCTATCGGTATACGCAATGCGCCCTGTGCGGCACCGAAGCGCACGTGGTGCGCGTGAAGTGCACGAACTGCGATTCGACCAAGGGCATTGCGTATCACGGCATCGAAGGCGGCAATGCCGCGCTCAAAGCCGAATCGTGCGACGAGTGCCATACGTACCGCAAGATCGGCTATCAGGAGAAGGATCTCGACTTCGAGCCGCTCGCCGACGACCTCGCGAGCCTCACGCTCGATCTGCTGATGAGCGACGCGGGTTACCGTCGCGCGAGCCCGAACCCGTTGCTATGGCCCGAAGTGCCTGGCGACCAGTAA
- a CDS encoding alpha/beta hydrolase domain-containing protein: MKTQNIGMLLICGASGMLIGGIAHSDPHGSEPGQRGAGFIKSFQVISSEPAFGGATPAGAAGPYEVITAVVHGALDPRSPLNAGIVNIKNAPIGVDGYVDYWTDVVILRPQSAANATRVLFYDVVNRGNKLADGSFIGAGALDTGAPPPSTFPSLLRHGYTILWSGWQGDIPLNGTSTLAGAGLVGTKFPVATNKDGSPMTALSREEFIPDYAGGDPATIPLTYPPANLNDTGSVTFTARQSWLSAYGSIPGGVQTYRAPSVEVTSWSYISTPNNVYEGNYSVKFTPPASVPGPNGRTVPPDAGTIYSFVYKAAAPTIDGIGFAALRDLVSWLRYDRADARGVQNPLNDLKDAACAASRCARDTNFDVAIGEGISQSGRFIKDFLYQGFNEDKHGRIVFDGLFPIISAARRTWTNAAFAQPGRWSKQHEDHFMPGFQFPFTYAVRTDPVSGETDGLLKRCEASATCPKIMQLDGAFEWWGGAASLVVTDGRGNDVHLPPNVRYYLVPGTQHGGGGGVTTGNFTVPATGSLCQLPGSPVEETPVERALIPALVAWAGKGTEPPASQYPTVASGNLVAPTQAATGFPNLENVTVPSGPAATPTPLSLTFDGEYNQVFVTDYSNAVPVVNTAQPYTILVPKVDANGNETTGVLVPDVGVPLATYTGWNYRGAGHAIGEGCISNGAAIPFAVSAAAQAGGVDSRTTLDALYGGSRSRYQAAVAKAADALVKQGYLLQDDATNVFISNAAQISPTLLPNP; encoded by the coding sequence ATGAAGACTCAAAATATAGGAATGCTACTGATTTGCGGTGCGAGTGGAATGCTCATTGGCGGTATCGCACACAGTGACCCGCACGGCTCTGAGCCTGGCCAGCGGGGCGCGGGTTTCATCAAGAGCTTTCAGGTCATTTCTTCCGAGCCGGCCTTCGGTGGCGCGACACCTGCGGGAGCAGCCGGCCCATACGAGGTCATCACCGCCGTCGTGCACGGCGCCCTTGACCCGCGTTCTCCGCTCAACGCGGGTATTGTCAACATCAAGAATGCGCCTATCGGAGTCGATGGGTATGTCGACTACTGGACCGATGTCGTGATCCTGCGTCCGCAGAGCGCCGCAAACGCCACGCGCGTGCTCTTCTACGACGTTGTGAATCGCGGCAACAAGCTCGCCGATGGATCATTCATCGGCGCAGGCGCGCTCGATACCGGCGCACCGCCGCCATCGACCTTCCCATCGTTGCTGCGCCACGGCTATACGATTCTTTGGAGCGGCTGGCAAGGCGATATTCCGCTCAACGGCACGAGCACGCTGGCCGGCGCGGGTTTGGTCGGCACGAAATTTCCTGTGGCGACCAACAAGGACGGTTCGCCAATGACAGCGCTGTCGCGCGAAGAGTTCATTCCGGACTATGCGGGCGGCGACCCGGCCACGATTCCGCTCACGTACCCGCCCGCCAATCTCAACGACACGGGTAGCGTCACCTTCACCGCCCGGCAATCGTGGCTATCGGCATACGGCAGCATTCCAGGCGGCGTGCAAACGTATAGGGCGCCTTCCGTCGAGGTGACATCGTGGAGCTATATCAGCACTCCGAATAATGTCTATGAAGGAAATTATTCGGTCAAGTTCACGCCGCCCGCGTCGGTGCCGGGTCCCAACGGGAGGACCGTCCCGCCCGATGCCGGGACGATTTACAGCTTCGTCTACAAGGCCGCGGCGCCGACCATCGATGGCATCGGCTTTGCGGCGCTGCGGGATCTCGTGTCCTGGCTGCGCTACGACAGGGCCGATGCGCGGGGCGTTCAAAATCCGCTCAACGATCTGAAGGACGCGGCCTGTGCAGCGTCGCGATGCGCCAGAGATACGAACTTCGACGTCGCCATTGGCGAGGGGATTTCGCAGTCGGGCCGTTTCATCAAGGACTTTCTCTATCAGGGCTTCAACGAGGACAAGCACGGCAGGATCGTTTTCGACGGACTATTTCCGATCATTTCCGCTGCACGGCGCACCTGGACCAACGCCGCGTTTGCGCAGCCGGGACGCTGGTCCAAGCAGCATGAGGACCACTTCATGCCGGGTTTCCAGTTCCCCTTTACTTATGCAGTAAGGACCGATCCGGTCAGCGGAGAGACCGATGGCCTGCTCAAGCGTTGCGAAGCCTCCGCTACGTGTCCGAAGATCATGCAACTCGACGGCGCGTTTGAATGGTGGGGCGGCGCCGCGTCGCTGGTCGTCACGGATGGACGTGGCAACGACGTCCATTTGCCACCGAACGTGCGCTACTACCTCGTGCCGGGCACGCAGCACGGCGGCGGCGGCGGCGTGACTACGGGAAACTTCACGGTGCCGGCCACAGGCAGTCTGTGTCAGCTGCCGGGCTCACCCGTCGAGGAAACGCCCGTCGAGCGCGCGTTGATTCCCGCGCTGGTCGCATGGGCTGGCAAGGGCACGGAGCCGCCCGCCTCGCAATATCCGACGGTGGCGTCGGGCAATCTGGTCGCGCCGACGCAAGCGGCTACAGGCTTCCCCAATCTTGAGAACGTGACTGTGCCGAGCGGCCCCGCCGCGACGCCGACACCGCTCAGCCTGACGTTTGACGGCGAATACAATCAGGTCTTCGTGACTGACTACAGCAACGCCGTGCCGGTCGTGAACACTGCGCAGCCGTACACGATTCTCGTGCCCAAGGTCGACGCCAACGGCAACGAAACCACGGGCGTACTCGTGCCGGATGTGGGCGTACCGCTCGCGACCTATACCGGGTGGAACTATCGCGGCGCAGGGCACGCAATCGGTGAAGGCTGCATCTCCAACGGCGCGGCGATTCCCTTCGCTGTGAGCGCGGCCGCGCAGGCAGGGGGCGTCGATAGCCGCACCACGCTGGACGCGCTCTATGGCGGCAGCCGTTCGCGTTATCAAGCGGCGGTTGCGAAGGCGGCGGATGCACTCGTCAAGCAGGGCTACTTGCTGCAAGACGATGCGACGAACGTCTTCATCAGCAACGCGGCGCAAATCTCTCCGACCTTGCTGCCGAACCCTTGA
- a CDS encoding amino acid permease, with product MADTSYTARKSVADIVGSADAESSRALSKTLGAPSITAMGIGAIIGAGIFVLTGTAAAQFAGPGIILSFVLGGIACAFVGLCYSELAAMLPVCGSTYTYTYATLGEVFAWIIGWDLILEYAMGAATVAVGWSGYIVSLLRNVGINIPPTLAAAPGTTVQLADGTTAAGTINLPAVLIIAILTAMLVLGTRESARINNVMVAVKLAVVAAFIAIGAFFVHPANWHPFVPPNTGAFGSFGASGILRGSAVVFFAFIGFDAVSTAAQEAKRPQRDMPIGILGSLVICTLLYILVAAVLTGLVPYAQLNVPDPIAKGVDAIGFTWFSVLIKIGALTGLTTVILVLLYGQSRIFFTMSEDRLLPHLFSTVHPRLHTPHRSQIMIGTVVAIVAALTPIGVLGEMVSIGTLFAFVLVCGAVMYLRRSDSDAARPFRAPGVPVVPILGIAFCVLLMVGLPLVTWVRLIVWLLIGMLIYMSYGRHHSRLRHPERE from the coding sequence ATGGCTGACACGAGCTACACGGCGCGCAAGTCCGTCGCCGACATAGTGGGAAGCGCCGATGCCGAAAGCAGTCGGGCGCTGTCGAAGACCCTTGGGGCGCCCAGCATCACGGCGATGGGAATCGGCGCCATTATTGGCGCGGGCATTTTCGTCCTCACTGGCACCGCGGCGGCACAATTTGCCGGCCCGGGCATCATCCTGTCTTTCGTGCTGGGCGGAATTGCATGTGCGTTTGTCGGCCTTTGCTACTCCGAACTGGCCGCCATGCTCCCCGTATGCGGCAGCACTTACACGTATACCTATGCGACCCTTGGCGAAGTGTTTGCGTGGATCATCGGCTGGGACCTGATTCTCGAGTACGCCATGGGTGCCGCGACGGTCGCGGTCGGGTGGTCCGGATATATCGTCAGCCTGTTGCGTAACGTCGGAATCAACATCCCGCCCACGCTCGCTGCCGCACCCGGCACGACCGTCCAGCTTGCTGACGGTACCACCGCCGCCGGCACGATCAATCTCCCTGCAGTACTGATCATCGCGATCCTCACGGCGATGCTGGTACTCGGCACGCGGGAGTCTGCACGCATCAACAACGTCATGGTCGCCGTCAAGCTGGCGGTCGTGGCGGCCTTCATCGCTATCGGCGCGTTCTTCGTGCATCCCGCCAACTGGCATCCCTTCGTGCCGCCCAACACCGGTGCATTCGGCAGCTTCGGGGCAAGCGGCATTTTGCGCGGCTCCGCAGTCGTATTCTTTGCCTTCATCGGCTTTGACGCAGTGTCGACCGCTGCGCAGGAGGCGAAACGGCCACAGCGCGACATGCCGATTGGCATCCTCGGCTCGCTCGTTATCTGCACTTTGCTCTATATCCTCGTAGCCGCCGTGCTTACCGGCCTCGTTCCATACGCACAACTGAACGTTCCCGATCCGATCGCCAAAGGTGTGGACGCCATTGGTTTCACCTGGTTCTCAGTGCTCATCAAGATCGGCGCGCTAACCGGCCTGACCACCGTGATACTCGTGCTGCTCTATGGGCAGAGCCGCATTTTCTTCACGATGTCGGAGGATAGACTGCTCCCCCATCTGTTCTCCACCGTCCATCCTCGCCTGCACACGCCACATCGAAGCCAGATCATGATCGGCACGGTCGTCGCCATCGTGGCGGCCCTCACACCGATCGGCGTACTCGGCGAGATGGTCAGCATCGGGACGCTGTTTGCGTTCGTACTCGTGTGTGGAGCAGTCATGTACCTGCGGCGCAGCGACTCCGACGCGGCCCGCCCTTTCCGCGCGCCCGGCGTGCCGGTGGTCCCTATTCTCGGGATCGCGTTTTGCGTGTTGCTGATGGTGGGACTACCGCTCGTCACCTGGGTACGGCTGATCGTCTGGCTGCTTATCGGTATGCTGATCTATATGTCTTATGGCCGGCATCATTCGCGACTGCGCCATCCGGAGCGTGAGTGA
- a CDS encoding cupredoxin domain-containing protein produces the protein MLIAVASLGLPAAHAQESNQIVIKNFMFSPMSLTVKAGTTVTWKNMDGEPHTVVNDAGVFHSAALDQNDTYQFKFDKPGVYNVFCGIHPYMKATITVQ, from the coding sequence ATGCTCATCGCGGTGGCGTCCCTTGGGTTGCCTGCCGCTCATGCGCAGGAGTCCAATCAGATCGTCATCAAGAACTTCATGTTTTCGCCCATGTCTCTCACGGTCAAGGCGGGCACGACGGTCACCTGGAAAAATATGGATGGCGAACCGCATACGGTCGTCAACGACGCGGGCGTATTCCACTCCGCCGCGCTCGACCAGAACGACACGTATCAGTTCAAGTTCGACAAGCCGGGGGTGTACAACGTGTTTTGCGGGATCCACCCGTATATGAAGGCAACCATCACCGTGCAGTAG
- a CDS encoding metallophosphoesterase family protein — protein MSSDHPSQPSRRSALKCLAFGGVGTVFVLAGGVLTPVELALAASTKENDAASGVPLFLQISDSHIGFNKEANPDVAGTLKQTIDYVNAMPTKPALAIHTGDITHLSKPAEFDLAAQLLSGLDITELHTTPGEHDVTDGPQGEYFKRFGKASDNRGYYSFDHSGVHFVALVNVMHFKPNGLGNLGEDQLAWLENDLKGRTSSTPIVVFTHMPMWTIYEPWGWGTGDAGQAMDYLKRFGSVTVLNGHIHQIVSKVEGNITFHTARSTAYPQPTAGNGPGPGPLTVASDQLPKMLGVTSIRISRHPLAATLSDTSLA, from the coding sequence ATGTCGTCAGATCATCCTTCCCAACCGTCACGCCGCAGCGCCCTGAAATGCCTCGCCTTCGGTGGCGTGGGCACCGTGTTCGTTCTGGCCGGAGGCGTCCTCACGCCCGTGGAGTTGGCGCTGGCAGCCAGCACCAAGGAAAACGACGCGGCTTCCGGCGTTCCGCTCTTTCTGCAGATCAGCGACTCGCATATCGGCTTCAACAAGGAAGCGAATCCCGATGTCGCGGGCACGCTCAAACAGACGATTGACTACGTCAACGCCATGCCAACCAAACCCGCGCTGGCGATTCACACGGGCGATATCACCCACCTCTCCAAACCTGCGGAGTTCGATCTGGCGGCGCAATTGCTGTCCGGTCTCGACATCACGGAGTTGCACACCACGCCCGGCGAGCACGATGTGACAGACGGACCGCAAGGCGAATACTTCAAGCGTTTCGGCAAGGCATCGGACAACCGGGGTTATTACAGCTTCGACCACAGCGGCGTGCACTTCGTCGCGCTCGTCAACGTGATGCATTTCAAGCCAAACGGGCTGGGAAATCTGGGCGAGGACCAACTCGCGTGGCTGGAAAACGACCTGAAGGGCCGCACGTCCAGCACGCCGATCGTCGTCTTTACTCACATGCCGATGTGGACGATCTACGAACCGTGGGGCTGGGGTACCGGCGATGCGGGCCAGGCGATGGACTATCTAAAGCGCTTCGGCTCGGTGACCGTGCTCAACGGTCATATTCATCAGATCGTTTCCAAGGTGGAGGGCAATATCACGTTCCACACGGCTCGCTCGACCGCCTATCCGCAACCGACCGCCGGCAATGGCCCTGGACCTGGACCACTTACGGTGGCTAGCGATCAGTTACCGAAGATGCTTGGCGTAACCAGTATCCGAATCTCGCGCCACCCTCTCGCGGCGACGCTTTCCGACACGTCCCTCGCCTGA
- the selB gene encoding selenocysteine-specific translation elongation factor, with protein sequence MIVGTAGHIDHGKTTLVRALTGVDTDRLKEEKARGISIELGYAYLPLANGDVLGFIDVPGHEKLVHTMAAGACGIDFALLVIAADDGVMPQTREHLAILQLLGVQHGAIALTRTDRVDAARRDAVRAEIDAWLASTMLADAPIFETNATQPDDKGVARLDAWLRERAGTWRARRDDGLFRLAVDRVFTLTGQGTVVTGTVFAGRVRAGDALVLAPAGTPVRVRGLHAQNRAVQAGDAGHAGQRCALNLAGIDKEQIARGDWIVDARLGEPAMRLDVELQLLDDADITLQHWSPLHVHLGTTHRVANVALLEGETLAPGETARVQLVFDAPLHALPGDRFIVRNAQANHTVGGGRVLDPFGPSRRRRTAERRAWLDALRTWLDEANLAPLIEEAPCGIARATLVQLTGYDDAALAMPADAISIAPQGRDDEGAMIAHAHWTRLTERIVEALGEFHVRSPDEQGPDAARLRRMAAPLVSDAVWRAAIEALEREGRVARSGPWLHLPSHAVTLDADDEALAARLMPLLAQGRFDPPWVRDLARETRQPEDKVRALLRKLARLGMVYQVVRDLFYDRDVVQMLARTVAQIAAEQGGTVNAAAFRDATALGRKRAIQILEYFDRVGYTRFQRDTHLLRRDSRMREWL encoded by the coding sequence GTGATCGTCGGCACGGCGGGGCACATCGACCATGGCAAAACCACGCTGGTTCGTGCGTTGACCGGCGTAGACACCGACCGCCTGAAAGAAGAGAAGGCGCGCGGCATTTCGATCGAACTGGGTTACGCGTACCTGCCGCTAGCCAACGGCGACGTGCTTGGCTTCATCGACGTGCCCGGCCACGAAAAGCTCGTGCATACGATGGCGGCGGGTGCGTGCGGTATCGACTTCGCCTTGCTCGTGATTGCCGCCGACGACGGCGTGATGCCGCAAACGCGCGAGCACCTCGCCATTCTGCAATTGCTAGGCGTTCAGCACGGCGCCATTGCGCTGACGAGGACGGATCGCGTGGATGCGGCGCGGCGCGACGCCGTGCGCGCCGAAATCGACGCATGGCTCGCTAGCACGATGCTTGCGGACGCACCGATCTTCGAGACGAACGCAACGCAGCCAGATGACAAAGGCGTGGCGCGCCTCGACGCCTGGTTGCGCGAGCGCGCGGGTACATGGCGGGCGCGACGAGACGATGGCCTCTTTCGCCTCGCAGTGGATCGCGTTTTTACGCTGACGGGCCAAGGGACGGTGGTCACGGGCACGGTATTCGCCGGGCGTGTACGAGCCGGCGATGCGCTCGTGCTCGCACCAGCCGGCACGCCCGTGCGTGTGCGCGGCCTGCATGCGCAGAATCGCGCGGTACAGGCCGGCGACGCGGGCCACGCCGGCCAGCGTTGCGCGCTGAATCTCGCGGGCATCGACAAGGAACAGATTGCACGCGGCGACTGGATCGTCGATGCGCGGCTGGGCGAGCCTGCCATGCGTCTCGACGTCGAACTGCAGTTGCTCGACGACGCAGACATCACGTTGCAGCACTGGTCGCCGCTTCATGTGCATCTGGGCACGACGCATCGTGTTGCGAACGTCGCACTGCTCGAAGGCGAAACGCTCGCACCCGGCGAGACCGCTCGTGTGCAACTTGTTTTCGACGCGCCGTTGCACGCGTTGCCGGGAGACCGATTTATTGTTCGCAACGCGCAGGCAAATCACACCGTCGGTGGCGGGCGTGTGCTCGATCCGTTCGGCCCATCGCGGCGGCGCAGAACGGCTGAGCGACGCGCATGGCTCGACGCGTTGCGCACGTGGCTCGACGAAGCAAACCTTGCGCCGCTGATCGAAGAAGCGCCGTGCGGCATTGCGCGCGCAACGTTGGTCCAGTTGACCGGTTACGACGATGCCGCGCTGGCAATGCCCGCCGACGCGATTTCAATCGCACCGCAAGGGCGCGACGACGAAGGCGCGATGATCGCACACGCGCACTGGACGAGGCTCACCGAGCGCATTGTCGAAGCGCTCGGCGAGTTTCATGTACGCTCGCCTGACGAGCAGGGGCCGGACGCGGCGCGTTTGCGGCGCATGGCGGCGCCGCTCGTGAGCGATGCGGTGTGGCGCGCCGCGATTGAAGCGCTCGAACGTGAGGGGCGCGTGGCGCGCAGCGGCCCGTGGCTGCATTTGCCCTCGCACGCGGTGACGCTCGATGCCGACGACGAAGCGCTCGCGGCGCGCCTCATGCCGCTGCTTGCGCAAGGGCGCTTCGATCCGCCGTGGGTGCGGGATCTCGCGCGCGAGACGCGGCAGCCGGAAGATAAGGTGCGTGCGTTGCTGCGCAAGCTCGCGCGCCTCGGTATGGTGTATCAGGTCGTGCGCGATCTCTTTTACGATCGAGACGTGGTGCAGATGCTCGCTCGCACCGTTGCACAGATTGCCGCGGAGCAGGGCGGCACCGTCAATGCCGCGGCGTTTCGCGACGCCACGGCATTGGGCCGCAAACGGGCGATTCAGATTCTGGAGTACTTCGATCGCGTTGGATATACTCGCTTTCAGCGCGATACGCATCTATTACGGCGCGATAGCCGGATGCGCGAATGGTTGTAG
- the selA gene encoding L-seryl-tRNA(Sec) selenium transferase, with amino-acid sequence MSETVGQAAEHDARTLNALLATMPAVERVIASDEAQPLIAQYGRTQVLGAIRATQDAWRGDARAGVLVHDHKDAEPFSLERVIAATARRLAERTQSRLRPVFNLTGTVLHTNLGRALLPDQAVEAVVQALTQPANLEFDLVSGKRGDRDDLIDSLICELTGAEAATVVNNNAAAVLLLLSALANRKEVVVSRGELVEIGGAFRIPDIMSRAGARLREIGTTNRTHLKDYEAAINARTALLMKVHCSNYAISGFTKSVELDELAPLARQHGLPVAVDLGSGTLVDLAQWGLPAEPTVRATVEAGADLVTFSGDKLLGGPQAGLIVGSKALIAKIKKHPLKRALRVGKLTLAALEPVLRLYQAPEFLQERLTTLRLLTRPATHMQEAAQRALPALQRAVGDAYAASVEPMFSQIGSGALPVDVLPSSGLVVRHAGKGGSGRALLKLERALRELPRPVIGRIADDALRLDLRCLEPGAEAAFAAQLAELHL; translated from the coding sequence ATGAGTGAAACCGTGGGACAAGCAGCGGAACACGATGCGCGCACCCTCAACGCGTTGCTCGCAACCATGCCCGCGGTCGAGCGGGTGATTGCCTCGGACGAAGCGCAGCCGTTGATTGCGCAATACGGGCGCACCCAGGTGCTGGGCGCGATACGCGCCACGCAGGACGCCTGGCGTGGTGATGCGCGAGCCGGCGTATTGGTGCACGACCACAAGGATGCCGAACCATTTTCTCTCGAGCGCGTGATTGCGGCCACCGCGCGACGGTTGGCCGAACGCACGCAAAGCCGCCTGCGTCCGGTCTTCAATCTCACGGGCACGGTGCTCCACACGAATCTCGGCCGCGCACTGCTCCCCGATCAGGCCGTAGAAGCCGTGGTCCAGGCGCTCACGCAACCCGCGAACCTCGAATTCGATCTCGTGAGCGGCAAACGCGGCGACCGCGACGATCTGATCGACTCACTGATCTGTGAACTGACGGGCGCTGAAGCCGCGACCGTTGTCAACAACAACGCGGCAGCAGTGCTGTTGCTGTTGAGCGCACTCGCCAATCGCAAGGAGGTCGTCGTTTCGCGCGGCGAACTGGTCGAGATCGGCGGGGCGTTTCGCATTCCCGACATCATGAGCCGGGCGGGCGCCCGCTTGCGCGAGATAGGCACGACGAACCGGACGCATCTAAAGGACTACGAAGCGGCGATCAACGCGCGCACTGCGCTGCTGATGAAAGTGCATTGCAGTAACTACGCGATCAGCGGCTTTACGAAAAGCGTCGAACTCGATGAACTCGCGCCGTTGGCACGTCAGCACGGCCTGCCGGTCGCAGTCGACCTGGGCAGCGGGACGCTCGTCGACCTCGCGCAGTGGGGCTTGCCCGCCGAGCCCACAGTGCGCGCGACCGTTGAAGCGGGCGCGGACCTCGTGACCTTCAGCGGCGACAAGCTGCTGGGCGGCCCGCAGGCGGGGCTGATCGTCGGAAGCAAGGCGCTCATTGCGAAGATCAAGAAGCACCCACTCAAGCGTGCGCTGCGCGTGGGCAAGCTCACGCTTGCAGCGCTCGAACCGGTTTTGAGGCTCTATCAGGCGCCTGAATTCTTGCAGGAGCGGCTGACTACGTTGCGCCTTCTCACACGGCCCGCCACGCATATGCAGGAGGCCGCGCAGCGCGCGCTACCCGCGTTGCAGCGCGCGGTTGGCGACGCGTATGCCGCGAGCGTCGAGCCGATGTTCAGCCAGATCGGCAGCGGCGCGTTGCCCGTGGACGTGCTGCCGAGCAGCGGGCTCGTCGTGCGCCATGCAGGCAAGGGCGGCAGCGGCCGCGCGCTGCTCAAGCTCGAACGTGCCTTGCGCGAACTGCCGCGGCCCGTGATCGGCCGCATTGCCGACGACGCGCTGCGCCTCGACCTGCGCTGCCTCGAACCCGGGGCCGAAGCGGCGTTCGCTGCGCAACTCGCGGAGCTGCACCTGTGA